The Polypterus senegalus isolate Bchr_013 chromosome 11, ASM1683550v1, whole genome shotgun sequence sequence actgtaagtatACCCAGCTAAGTCACTGTTCAAATATTTGCATTTCCATCTGCTTTGTTTTAGAATTATTCATATCTGTGTGtaggagagctgacaaccaatcaGTGTTTCATACAGAAGTACAATGCAGTTGCAAAGAAAGCTTGGGTTTGGGACAGAAGAGATTCACTTCTGACTGATGGTCTTGTTTGTCAACTcctaacagaatggaaaagggaCAAAACTACGTTTGATCTCCGATTTAATTTCTGAAGACATTCATACAGGAACCATTTCTGTCAGGCCGTGCGTCAATTGACTGTCGGAATGTGGTAATCTTGCAATACTTTGTaaatcttcttttggctgctcccgttagggtttgccacagcggatcatcttcttccatatctttctgtcctcgtcatcttgttctgttacacccatcacctgcatgtcctcactcgccacatccataaaccttctcttaggccttcctcctttcCACTtacctggaagctctatcctttAACATCCTTGTCCCATTATACttggcatctctcctctgcacatctcgcctctctgactttctcccaactgtccaacttgatgaccctctgatgtactcatttctaatacttTGTAAATGTGAAGCTTAAAACTTTTCATTGAGTCGTGTAATTCACCATTTCTTGCAGTTCCTAGTCGCATAACCTGACATCCACAGGGCATTGAAAATATCAATTGAGGAAACCCCAGTATGGGTAGAAATCATTTACCATGTTCTTGACTTCATGATCACCCCATGCAACTTTCTAGTCGTATAATCGGATATCCTTTTGGCAATAAGATCAGTAGTTACAGTaattgttgttggttttttttttttttccctaacccCTAAATGTCTGCATTTTTCGACACCTGCCttgaaaatgttaggttttgGGAGTAGCATAGTTCGAAAACTAACATGCCAAAGCAATGTTAAAGTACTACCGTTAGAGGGTGGTGGTTAGTTGGATTTGTTAGAACTAGGGTAAGGTGATTCATACTAAATGGCTGTGCTTGTCCATTCTCTTCAAACTGTTTCGTAACCTTGTCCTTTTCGTTCCATTCTTCAGATACTCCGAAGAGTCCCAGCTTGTCCCCATCTTTGTGTGTTCAGATTTCACTCCATGACAGACAACAACGAACGCCACATgatgaaaatataaagaaaatgacatcTGGACCACAAACTTTGTCACCAGCCTCTCTTAAGTTTTTCCCTCAGCCAGTTGTCAAGCAAACAAAAACAGGCGCAATTAATACTCAAGAACAGGAGCAAAATTCAAATTCGGGCGCTTTATACGTATGCCAAAACCAAAGGAAGCGTTTGAAAAGGAAATCCAGATTTGAAGGAAATCGGTTAAACCTTACAGATCAACACcaatattgctgttctgaatgcggcaagcagtttttaaaaaagaaacctcTTGAGATCCACCAAAGAGTTCAtagtggagagaagccatattcctgttcagaatgtggcaaacaattctcttaCAAGAGCAGCCTTAACACCCACATGAGAACACACACCGGAGAAAAGCCTTATtggtgttctgaatgtggtaaggGATTCTTTAACAACAGCCGTCTTCGGAGGCACGCCAGAATTCATTCTGgggagaaaccatattgctgccctgaatgtggcaaaagattttGTGTCAAGAGCAATCTTCAGAGCCACATGAATTGCCACACAAGAATGAAGtcgtattgctgttctgaatgtggagcACAATTTGCATTTAGCAGCCATCTGAAAAACCACCAAagagttcacacaggagagaagccatattgctgtttggaatgtggaaaacaattttcaCAGATTGGTGCTCTACAAACCCACAAAAGAATTCATacgggagagaagccattttgctgCTGCGAATGTAGCAAAAGATTCTCCGACAAGAGCAGTCTTAACTTTCATATGAGAAATCATACGGgcgagaagccgtattgctgttcagaatgtggaaaGCGATTTTCACAAGCGAGCAATCTTCagagccacaaaagaattcatacTTCTGAGAAGCTGTATAGCTGttgtgaatgtggcaaacagttcttATACAGGACTAGTCTTAACACCCACATGacagttcacactggagagaagccatattgctgctctgaatgtgggaaacgattTTCAATACTGAGTAATCTTCGCAGACACACAAAAAATTCCCACCAGAgtgaagccatattgctgctttGAATATGGCAAACGATTTTCACGAATTAGCCATCTTCAGAAACGCACACTGTAAAGAAGTTGCATTCTGGGTGTAGTGAGTAATTTTCAAAAACGAGCAATCCTGAGACACGTGAGCCCATATGTGggagaaacaaaaatatatcaaaagaaaagtaaatggtAAGACTACAAATATACTGCTTACATTTTGCTCCAGCCAAACTTAAATCAAGAGCAAACCCATGGATGGCTTACCAGTGGTGAACAAAGACCAACTTCTCATAGCTGAACACCATAGTGACCTGTGAACAGAGTGATACAAGATACCAGTACAGGGAAAGAAGTGCCGGAGTGAGACACTGGGACCACCTCGCAGAATAATGGAAATGGAAAAGGGTACTGGTCACATGGTATACACCAATCCCAAAATGATGCTGGGTAACCAGACAATGTTGTTACAGGGAAATGGAAGTTTTAGTTCAAAGTGACAACTCCGTGCTGATATCTGAAGGGAGTTAACAATAGAAAATGAGTTGAAATGTAAATGAAGTTACGTGAGGTCAGTGCAGTGTGTTGACTAATTTCAAGGAAAACCCGGTTGGCCCTTTTTACCCCAAATTTGTTTTCTCCATTGACTTGTGTGATGCATATCATCCTGTGAAAGCTGCATTATCTTCATATCTCCTCTCACTTCATCAATCTATTTCTTTGTTCTACTTCCAGGCCTCTTctagagttttatttttataggcAGCCACTATTTGATATTGATTAAatggtttttttgtttattctgtatgTAGTTGAATTCTGCTTTGATGATCCTATTCACTTGGGTATTCTGTTTACTATATATAAACCAATGGGATTATATTTTGCTTTCCTTTATTATTTGATACTTTTTGGAAGTCTTTAAGACAATTCCTAAGTAAGGTTCTTGTGTAAACTCTTCTTTTTAGTGCCTGAAATAATAATCTAGTAGATTTCATGAAGTTCTGTGGTGTAGAACTAATTCTTTTATATCTTAGAAGTTGTGACTTTGTTGCCTTTCTGAGTGTAGGAGGGGTGGACGCTATCCTTGTGAAGAAGGGTGTGAGTATTTGTCTCCTTAAAATACACTCTAGTCTCCAGATACACTTCAGTGTCAAGAAAATGTACTGAATGGTTTACCTTAAGTTTAACATTAGGCCAATGATTGTTGAGTTTGTGGAGGTATTCTTTAAACCTGTCCAGGCTGTGCTCCCAGATTCAGAAAATGTCATCCAAAAACCTGCAATAGGCTGTGGGCTATACCTTAGACCAGgtgtgcccaatgcgtcgatcgcgatcgaccggtagatcggtaAGGTAGTGCAGgtcgatcgcgttgcattcaaaaaacttttttttaaacgttagtcggTCATATATCTTCCCTattgcatttgccacttgattgacatacagggtggccagtctgagatctcttttcttctaacacactggacATCCCGCACGCACCATCAAACGCATGAGCCACTGCAAAGCTCCGGCTGTCTAAGTGATCtaattagccttccaatttatatcgactaaagaagggatttaaaaaaaattgtttggggagggtatgggctggatgtggaattggaagaggattttttttctctcacaatgtcacaatcgaagtgcgtttgtctgatctgtcaatctatcattgctattccaaagaaggaaaatgtggaaaggcactttcaaactgttcataaaactacgaaactgacgtccttccgaaaagcgatctgagaaaggagagggaactaaaatcgcagttaatcggacagccttcattttttcactcggctgaattcaaaagctccttgactgcattattcggctctacttatttatgcgagtcagccaaATAGTCCAAGTACTGTAGTGACCAtcaatgtattgaattgttattgtgccataaaggctATTCACTTAtacaaggtacgacaacatatatttaatgtataaagtatactcaaaatatatacagtgggtacagaaagtattcagacccccttcaatttttcactctttgttatattgcagccatttgttaaaatcatttaaattaatttttttccctcattaatgtacacacagcaccccatattgacagacaaaaaaagaatttttgaaattgttgcagatttattaaaaaagaaaaactgaaatattacctggtcctaagtattcagaccctttgctcagtatttagtagaagcccccttttgagttaataaagccaggagtcgtcttgggaaagatgcaacaagtttttcacaa is a genomic window containing:
- the LOC120539094 gene encoding gastrula zinc finger protein XlCGF57.1-like, giving the protein MARKTRNIKEEVDCEWGSVHPAQGSLSVKDEDCEQGAVHIKEETDEKPVISKMQKHKIMNRVEKEDLHLESLCHRGSKDGGVTGLVSPQSGNCSVQEYSVSVESGVDVDTKTSEEVSRRMARSRLSSTNQCGEDTPKSPSLSPSLCVQISLHDRQQRTPHDENIKKMTSGPQTLSPASLKFFPQPVVKQTKTGAINTQEQEQNSNSGALYVCQNQRKRLKRKSRFEGNRLNLTDQHQYCCSECGKQFLKKKPLEIHQRVHSGEKPYSCSECGKQFSYKSSLNTHMRTHTGEKPYWCSECGKGFFNNSRLRRHARIHSGEKPYCCPECGKRFCVKSNLQSHMNCHTRMKSYCCSECGAQFAFSSHLKNHQRVHTGEKPYCCLECGKQFSQIGALQTHKRIHTGEKPFCCCECSKRFSDKSSLNFHMRNHTGEKPYCCSECGKRFSQASNLQSHKRIHTSEKLYSCCECGKQFLYRTSLNTHMTVHTGEKPYCCSECGKRFSILSNLRRHTKNSHQSEAILLL